A section of the Verrucomicrobium sp. GAS474 genome encodes:
- a CDS encoding LacI family DNA-binding transcriptional regulator — translation MRATPTIRQLAALAGVSRTTVSLSLRNHPSIPALTRERIKKLAERQGYRTDPLVATLMNQLRTSRSRRTAEKLVYLTFWPQREGWRVSPNDVAFFEGASARASHLGYDLEHLWAREPRLTAERLGNILYTRGIRGLVLAPLLRPQGHFSLDWSRFAAAAISYTIVRPQLHRTTHSHYNGMGMTLHRLKQLGYRRIGYANVAGQENRVSHAWLAAYYVHHHTLPAAERIPPFTAEEWNRKAFAEWVRRHRPDAVIGNQVEPLALLRDAALRLPAGIGYACLDLPLTPGTEALAGIDQQPRSVAAAAVDLVVTQLQNNEFGLPAEAKTVQLDGAWRDGPTLPRLLPPPGQKNKRTAKNKTQVKPGTAGPASLTVSRRKTPSSSAPASS, via the coding sequence GTGAGAGCGACCCCCACCATCCGTCAACTGGCCGCGCTGGCGGGCGTCTCCCGGACCACCGTCTCCCTCAGCCTGCGGAACCATCCCAGCATCCCCGCCCTGACGCGGGAACGGATCAAGAAGCTGGCCGAGAGGCAGGGCTACCGGACCGACCCCCTCGTCGCCACCCTCATGAACCAGCTGCGGACCTCGCGCAGCCGCCGCACCGCCGAGAAACTCGTCTACCTCACCTTCTGGCCGCAGCGCGAGGGATGGCGCGTCTCGCCGAACGACGTCGCCTTCTTCGAGGGGGCCTCGGCCCGCGCCTCCCACCTCGGCTACGACCTGGAGCACCTCTGGGCCCGCGAGCCGCGGCTGACCGCCGAGCGCCTCGGGAACATCCTCTACACGCGGGGCATCCGGGGCCTCGTCCTCGCCCCCCTCCTCCGGCCGCAGGGCCATTTCTCCCTCGACTGGTCCCGCTTCGCCGCCGCCGCCATCAGCTACACCATCGTCCGGCCCCAGCTCCATCGCACCACCCATTCCCACTACAACGGGATGGGGATGACGCTCCACCGGCTGAAGCAGCTCGGCTACCGGCGCATCGGCTACGCCAACGTCGCCGGGCAGGAAAACCGAGTCAGCCACGCCTGGCTCGCCGCCTACTACGTCCACCACCATACCCTCCCCGCAGCCGAGCGGATCCCGCCCTTCACCGCCGAGGAATGGAACCGGAAGGCCTTCGCCGAGTGGGTCCGCCGCCACCGGCCCGACGCCGTCATCGGCAACCAGGTGGAGCCCCTCGCCCTCCTGCGCGACGCCGCCCTCCGCCTCCCCGCCGGGATCGGCTACGCCTGCCTCGACCTTCCCCTCACGCCCGGCACCGAGGCGCTCGCCGGGATCGACCAGCAGCCGCGCTCCGTCGCCGCCGCCGCCGTCGACCTCGTCGTCACCCAGCTCCAGAACAACGAATTCGGCCTCCCCGCCGAGGCCAAGACCGTCCAGCTCGACGGCGCCTGGCGCGACGGCCCGACCCTCCCCCGCCTCCTGCCGCCGCCCGGGCAAAAAAACAAGCGGACCGCCAAGAACAAGACGCAGGTCAAACCGGGGACCGCCGGCCCCGCCTCCTTGACTGTCTCGCGACGAAAAACTCCCTCCTCCTCCGCCCCCGCCTCATCCTAG
- a CDS encoding helix-turn-helix domain-containing protein, with product MSSSFYQLQLEDWSRLRVELAWVYDGPVEAAYLEESSPHYGQSIFLIRSGGVTVRADGRAEAKPGDWVLPRQGPRRQTFAPGTHILSIHLNLHWPGGKPLFDWKTALVFPSARFPQLEVHSRRLERLVGKEFPGARQDLRYRPASLAVDCRLRRHFAAWFEVYCRVMEGLGVKPSQMGSIDPRVLGIVEYLDHASFALPCREGDLAARAGLSISQLNRLFLRHFGLTPRRYLEKRRLDNALVQIHRSRPVKEIAYELGFKSLPHFSAWFRQRTGSSPTAVRRGDG from the coding sequence GTGAGTTCGTCGTTCTATCAACTCCAGCTCGAGGACTGGTCCCGCCTCCGGGTCGAGCTGGCCTGGGTCTACGACGGTCCGGTCGAGGCGGCCTACCTGGAGGAGAGCTCCCCCCACTACGGGCAGTCGATCTTCCTGATCCGCAGCGGCGGGGTCACCGTCCGCGCCGACGGGCGGGCCGAGGCGAAGCCGGGCGATTGGGTCCTGCCCCGGCAGGGGCCGCGCCGCCAGACCTTCGCCCCCGGCACCCACATCCTCTCGATCCACCTCAACCTCCACTGGCCGGGCGGGAAGCCGCTCTTCGACTGGAAGACGGCGCTCGTCTTCCCCTCGGCGCGGTTCCCGCAACTGGAGGTCCACTCCCGCAGGCTCGAACGGCTGGTGGGGAAGGAGTTCCCCGGCGCGCGCCAGGACCTCCGCTACCGGCCCGCCTCGCTCGCCGTCGATTGCCGCCTCCGCCGCCACTTCGCGGCGTGGTTCGAGGTCTATTGCCGCGTCATGGAAGGGCTGGGAGTGAAGCCGTCGCAGATGGGCTCGATCGACCCGCGCGTCCTCGGGATCGTCGAATACCTCGACCACGCCTCCTTCGCCCTGCCGTGCCGGGAGGGCGACCTCGCGGCGAGGGCGGGCCTCAGCATCAGCCAGCTGAACCGGCTTTTCCTCCGCCACTTCGGCCTGACGCCGCGCCGCTACCTCGAGAAGCGCCGCCTCGACAACGCCCTCGTCCAGATCCACCGCAGCCGCCCGGTGAAGGAGATCGCCTACGAGCTCGGCTTCAAGTCCCTCCCCCATTTCTCCGCCTGGTTCCGCCAGCGGACCGGCTCCTCCCCCACGGCGGTGCGGCGGGGCGATGGGTAG
- a CDS encoding PEP-CTERM sorting domain-containing protein (PEP-CTERM proteins occur, often in large numbers, in the proteomes of bacteria that also encode an exosortase, a predicted intramembrane cysteine proteinase. The presence of a PEP-CTERM domain at a protein's C-terminus predicts cleavage within the sorting domain, followed by covalent anchoring to some some component of the (usually Gram-negative) cell surface. Many PEP-CTERM proteins exhibit an unusual sequence composition that includes large numbers of potential glycosylation sites. Expression of one such protein has been shown restore the ability of a bacterium to form floc, a type of biofilm.) gives MQTSPVSAFGSPRFLRSRAFLPLFLAACWAASALPARAVLLEYWDFNNVSRAYSAPNIGLFSTSGGNGELYDVNAKTLSSNSANGAIFTTGSLNLSNVLGTYGGSTSSAPAWGAYVGATPTNTYTGDTTGSSLLIVNSINNDVDKLTFSLTSTGYTSLTFTASERLSFNSTSFLSTIAWSYSTDGTTWTSITPSGSIGLNSSYGTLTLALPGTLDNLSTFYIQEELDFKTTQGSFAIDNVQLNGTALAVPEPSTWALLFLGGGLLLWRARRRAVRA, from the coding sequence ATGCAAACGTCCCCCGTCTCGGCCTTCGGAAGCCCTCGTTTCCTTCGCTCCCGGGCCTTCCTCCCCCTCTTCCTCGCCGCCTGCTGGGCGGCCTCGGCGCTCCCCGCCCGGGCGGTGCTCCTCGAGTACTGGGATTTCAATAATGTCAGCCGCGCCTACAGCGCTCCCAATATCGGCCTCTTCTCTACCTCGGGCGGCAATGGCGAACTCTACGACGTGAACGCCAAGACCCTGTCGAGCAACAGCGCCAATGGAGCGATCTTCACCACCGGAAGCCTTAATCTCAGCAATGTGTTGGGAACCTATGGCGGATCGACCAGCTCTGCGCCTGCTTGGGGTGCGTATGTCGGCGCCACGCCCACGAATACGTACACGGGCGATACGACGGGCAGCTCCCTTCTCATCGTGAATTCGATCAACAACGATGTCGATAAGCTGACCTTCTCCCTGACCAGCACCGGTTACACCTCGTTGACGTTCACGGCGTCGGAACGGCTCAGCTTCAATTCGACGAGCTTCCTTAGCACTATCGCGTGGTCCTACAGCACCGATGGGACGACGTGGACTTCGATCACGCCCAGCGGATCGATCGGCTTGAATTCGAGTTACGGGACGTTGACCCTCGCCCTGCCCGGCACGCTCGACAATCTTTCGACCTTCTACATTCAAGAAGAGCTCGATTTCAAGACGACTCAGGGCAGCTTCGCCATCGACAACGTCCAGCTCAACGGCACCGCCCTCGCCGTGCCGGAGCCCTCGACCTGGGCCCTTCTCTTCCTCGGCGGCGGGCTGCTGCTGTGGAGGGCGCGCCGCCGCGCCGTCCGCGCCTAG
- a CDS encoding glycosyl hydrolase, whose amino-acid sequence MHLRRLLPLLSLFLLAVPARAQEAAPAPAAGGLLPVNDNTAPPYFAVYRWGQGGVGKGLYDAYGPWLNRKVMWAEDFMPSESWDKVEGQEWQLGTWKGWVQKQAGRRLVLSVPLLVGPWDGKGPKAGPGAGVAVSLAEGAKGTYNVYFQHLAENLVKQHLGDTILRLGWEFNGGWYQWRAQKEPEALNFAAYFKQIVTTMRAVPGAENLKFCWNPAMEPWWPYSPEKAWPGDDVVDYVGVDVYDQSWQKETYPFPEGADAATLAARQQKTWETTTNSLGKMGLPYWKKFAADHGKPLAIPEWGVCQRQDKHGGMDNAYFIEQMFRFIHDPANNVFFHCYFDVGAPDGDHQLCPNPNNDKKTQFPLAAAKYVELFALPGQ is encoded by the coding sequence ATGCACCTCCGCCGCCTTCTCCCCCTCCTTTCCCTCTTCCTCCTCGCCGTCCCGGCGCGGGCGCAGGAGGCGGCCCCCGCTCCGGCGGCAGGCGGCCTCCTCCCGGTCAACGACAACACGGCGCCGCCCTACTTCGCCGTCTACCGCTGGGGCCAGGGCGGCGTCGGCAAGGGGCTCTACGACGCCTACGGGCCGTGGCTGAACCGGAAGGTGATGTGGGCCGAGGACTTCATGCCGAGCGAATCGTGGGACAAGGTCGAGGGCCAGGAATGGCAGCTCGGCACGTGGAAGGGTTGGGTGCAGAAGCAGGCGGGCCGCCGCCTCGTCCTCAGCGTCCCGCTCCTCGTCGGACCGTGGGACGGCAAGGGGCCGAAGGCGGGTCCCGGCGCGGGCGTCGCCGTCTCCCTCGCCGAGGGGGCGAAGGGAACATACAATGTCTACTTCCAGCACCTCGCCGAGAACCTGGTGAAGCAGCACCTGGGCGACACGATCCTCCGCCTTGGCTGGGAATTCAACGGCGGCTGGTACCAGTGGCGCGCGCAGAAGGAGCCCGAGGCGCTCAACTTCGCCGCCTACTTCAAGCAGATCGTCACGACGATGCGGGCCGTCCCCGGCGCGGAGAACCTGAAGTTCTGCTGGAACCCGGCGATGGAGCCGTGGTGGCCCTACTCCCCGGAGAAGGCGTGGCCCGGCGACGACGTGGTCGACTACGTCGGCGTCGACGTCTACGACCAGTCGTGGCAGAAGGAGACCTATCCCTTCCCCGAAGGGGCCGACGCGGCGACCCTCGCGGCGCGGCAGCAGAAGACGTGGGAGACCACGACGAACAGCCTCGGGAAGATGGGCCTCCCGTACTGGAAGAAATTCGCCGCCGACCACGGCAAGCCCCTCGCCATCCCCGAGTGGGGCGTCTGCCAGCGCCAGGACAAGCACGGCGGCATGGACAACGCCTACTTCATCGAGCAGATGTTCCGCTTCATCCACGACCCGGCGAACAACGTCTTCTTCCACTGCTACTTCGACGTGGGCGCGCCCGACGGGGACCACCAGCTTTGCCCGAATCCGAACAACGACAAGAAGACCCAGTTCCCGCTGGCGGCGGCGAAGTATGTGGAGTTGTTTGCGCTGCCGGGGCAGTAG
- a CDS encoding GH1 family beta-glucosidase: MTSPSSPFPPDFTWGAAAAAYQIEGAWNEDGKGPSIWDAFSREPGKTYLGHTGEVACDHYRRYPEDVALMKEIGLQSYRLSVSWPRVLPQGKGAANEKGLAFYDRLVDTILDAGITPWVTLFHWDYPLALHEQGGWLNPDSPKWMGDFAALVAARLGDRVAHWMTLNEPQCFLNLGYSSANHAPGYRYALPRLGKAYRHVLLGHGAAVDAIRAHSPRGAASKIGLALHGSARMPLDETNPADIEAARKNYFDLIPGAFWGQSVWADPLYLGKEPEGVAAVYGPDWPGLSDADLRAIARPIDFIGINCYGGSYVKAGENGKPEEIPYADGSATGQLDWLQVTPDALYWTARFQTERYGQGQIPFVVTENGICNLDWPSLDGKVHDPQRIDFLHRYLQGLKRAAFEGIPLGGYFEWSILDNFEWAEGYKARFGLIHVDYATQKRTVKDSGYWYRDVIRSHGATL; this comes from the coding sequence ATGACCTCCCCCTCCTCTCCCTTCCCTCCCGACTTCACCTGGGGCGCCGCCGCCGCCGCCTATCAGATCGAGGGCGCGTGGAACGAGGACGGCAAGGGGCCCTCGATCTGGGACGCCTTCTCCCGCGAGCCGGGCAAGACCTACCTCGGCCACACCGGCGAGGTCGCCTGCGACCACTACCGCCGCTACCCCGAGGACGTCGCACTGATGAAGGAGATCGGCCTCCAGTCCTACCGCCTCTCGGTGAGCTGGCCCCGCGTCCTCCCGCAGGGGAAGGGCGCGGCCAACGAGAAGGGCCTCGCCTTCTACGACCGCCTCGTCGACACGATCCTCGACGCCGGGATCACGCCGTGGGTCACCCTCTTCCATTGGGACTACCCCCTCGCCCTCCACGAGCAGGGCGGCTGGCTCAACCCCGACAGCCCGAAGTGGATGGGCGACTTCGCCGCCCTCGTCGCCGCCCGCCTCGGCGACCGCGTCGCCCACTGGATGACCCTAAACGAGCCCCAGTGCTTCCTCAATCTCGGCTACAGCTCGGCCAACCACGCCCCCGGCTACCGCTACGCGCTCCCCCGCCTCGGCAAGGCCTACCGCCACGTCCTTCTCGGCCACGGCGCGGCGGTCGACGCGATCCGCGCCCACAGCCCCCGGGGGGCCGCGTCGAAGATCGGCCTCGCCCTCCACGGCAGCGCCCGCATGCCGCTCGACGAGACGAACCCCGCCGACATCGAGGCGGCGCGGAAGAACTACTTCGACCTCATCCCCGGCGCGTTCTGGGGCCAGAGCGTCTGGGCCGATCCGCTCTACCTCGGCAAGGAGCCCGAAGGAGTCGCCGCCGTCTACGGCCCCGACTGGCCCGGCCTCTCCGACGCCGACCTCCGGGCGATCGCCCGCCCGATCGACTTCATCGGGATCAACTGCTACGGCGGGAGCTACGTGAAGGCGGGGGAAAACGGCAAGCCGGAGGAGATCCCCTACGCCGACGGCAGCGCCACCGGCCAACTCGACTGGCTCCAGGTCACCCCCGACGCCCTCTATTGGACGGCGCGGTTCCAGACGGAGCGGTACGGCCAGGGACAGATCCCCTTCGTCGTCACCGAGAACGGCATCTGCAACCTCGACTGGCCCTCCCTCGACGGCAAAGTCCACGACCCCCAGCGGATCGACTTCCTCCACCGCTACCTCCAGGGCCTCAAGCGGGCGGCCTTCGAAGGGATCCCCCTCGGCGGCTACTTCGAGTGGTCGATCCTCGACAACTTCGAGTGGGCCGAAGGCTACAAGGCCCGCTTCGGACTGATCCACGTCGACTACGCCACGCAGAAGCGGACCGTGAAAGACTCCGGCTACTGGTACCGAGACGTGATCCGCAGCCACGGAGCCACCCTTTAA
- a CDS encoding sugar-binding protein, producing the protein MQASARPASPLSPLRRGLGAALLLASPFFPLLPARAALDAFGQPVAGAWPGKVATEAELRADIGADRAYHDALASRARPTLDAFGGLPGSGAKLGLAANGFFHTEKKGNRWLLVDPLGNAYFHLGVCGVAIGDTYTVTKGREGDFAWLPPADGADRYPSAWREGNPGVFSFYLANEIRKFDHPHDPAEFEVRMIDWLRQWGFNAIGAFSPLPPAVQAQAMPYVAHLPLDPGTAGIPALPGIPGAWDPFEAANRERIDRSFAKSVAARRDDPLLVGWFLANEPLYEDLPKVIPALKADHACKRELVAFLREKYGTLAAFNAAWGMAAPSFDALGDTALPASTRAAFDDLHAFTGRFEEAYYRLVAETFHRYDSRHLLLGSRFQPGTINDEQLCRIAGKYVDVMSFNYYTDAVDGDLLKRIAGWAGKPLLLSEFYWASDADSGLSGGRSVSSQRERGLAYRNYVEQAAALGCVVGVEWFQLIDEAASGRWFEGPGGERANCGLLGVTGRPYKEALAPMIETNDAIYAVWLDGKKPFAFDNPRFSTAGGDTKTTTAPRATGPVRVDGTTKNWPGIPPEIVPASRLVQGVVVNGQTFAATFKLCWDDANLYLLADVTDPTPMRNGYGQKGAALWLGDGLEIFLGTEEVGAGGPLRFTDRHLLVGATGPGKAAVHFAGRTAEQQTPVEAVVVPGGSGCTIEAAIPWAALGLASPPRPGIEFRFDLGVNDSADGRNRRAQLMWNGTDKNSGDRTRWGRLKLLP; encoded by the coding sequence ATGCAAGCGTCCGCACGCCCCGCGTCTCCCCTCTCTCCGCTCCGGCGCGGCCTCGGCGCGGCCCTTCTCCTCGCTTCGCCCTTTTTCCCGCTCCTCCCCGCCCGCGCCGCGCTCGACGCCTTCGGCCAGCCCGTTGCGGGCGCCTGGCCGGGGAAGGTCGCGACCGAGGCCGAGCTCCGCGCCGACATCGGGGCCGACCGCGCCTATCACGACGCCCTCGCCTCCCGCGCCCGCCCGACCCTCGACGCCTTCGGCGGCCTGCCCGGGAGCGGCGCGAAGCTCGGCCTCGCCGCCAACGGCTTCTTCCACACGGAGAAAAAGGGGAACCGCTGGCTCCTCGTCGATCCGCTGGGGAACGCCTACTTCCACCTCGGCGTCTGCGGCGTCGCCATCGGCGACACCTACACCGTGACGAAGGGCCGCGAGGGCGACTTCGCGTGGCTCCCCCCGGCCGACGGAGCCGATCGCTACCCGTCGGCCTGGCGCGAGGGCAACCCCGGCGTCTTCTCCTTCTACCTCGCCAACGAGATCCGCAAGTTCGACCACCCCCACGATCCCGCCGAGTTCGAGGTGCGGATGATCGACTGGCTCCGCCAGTGGGGCTTCAACGCGATCGGCGCGTTCTCCCCGCTTCCTCCCGCCGTCCAGGCGCAGGCGATGCCCTACGTCGCCCACCTCCCGCTCGATCCCGGCACGGCGGGCATCCCCGCCCTCCCCGGCATCCCGGGCGCGTGGGATCCCTTCGAGGCGGCGAACCGGGAACGGATCGACCGCTCCTTCGCGAAGTCGGTCGCCGCGCGGAGGGACGATCCCCTCCTCGTCGGCTGGTTCCTCGCGAACGAGCCGCTCTACGAGGACCTCCCGAAGGTCATCCCCGCGCTGAAGGCCGACCACGCCTGCAAGCGGGAACTCGTCGCCTTCCTGCGGGAGAAGTACGGAACCCTCGCCGCCTTCAACGCCGCGTGGGGGATGGCAGCCCCCTCGTTCGACGCCCTCGGCGACACCGCCCTCCCCGCCTCGACCCGCGCCGCCTTCGACGACCTTCACGCCTTCACGGGCCGCTTCGAGGAGGCCTACTACCGCCTCGTCGCCGAGACGTTCCACCGGTACGACAGCCGCCACCTCCTCCTCGGCAGCCGCTTCCAGCCCGGGACGATCAACGACGAGCAACTCTGCCGGATCGCCGGGAAGTACGTCGACGTGATGTCGTTCAACTACTACACCGACGCCGTCGACGGCGACCTGCTGAAGCGGATCGCCGGGTGGGCCGGGAAGCCGCTCCTGCTGAGCGAATTCTACTGGGCCTCCGACGCCGACTCGGGCCTCTCCGGCGGCCGCTCCGTCTCAAGCCAGCGGGAGCGCGGCCTCGCCTACCGGAACTACGTCGAGCAGGCCGCCGCGCTCGGCTGCGTCGTCGGGGTCGAATGGTTCCAGCTGATCGACGAGGCGGCCTCGGGCCGCTGGTTCGAGGGGCCCGGCGGCGAGCGGGCGAACTGCGGCCTCCTCGGCGTCACCGGCCGCCCCTACAAGGAGGCCCTCGCCCCCATGATCGAGACGAACGACGCGATCTACGCCGTCTGGCTCGACGGGAAGAAACCGTTCGCCTTCGACAACCCGCGCTTCTCGACCGCGGGAGGCGACACCAAGACGACGACCGCCCCCCGCGCCACCGGTCCCGTCCGCGTCGACGGGACGACGAAAAACTGGCCCGGCATCCCGCCCGAGATCGTCCCCGCGAGCCGCCTCGTCCAGGGCGTCGTCGTGAACGGCCAGACCTTCGCCGCCACCTTCAAGCTCTGCTGGGACGACGCGAACCTCTATCTCCTCGCCGACGTGACCGACCCGACGCCGATGCGGAACGGCTACGGCCAGAAAGGGGCCGCGCTCTGGCTCGGCGACGGCCTCGAGATCTTCCTCGGCACCGAGGAGGTCGGCGCGGGCGGCCCCCTCCGCTTCACCGACCGCCACCTCCTCGTCGGCGCGACGGGGCCGGGGAAGGCCGCCGTCCACTTCGCGGGCCGGACGGCGGAGCAGCAGACCCCCGTCGAGGCCGTCGTCGTCCCGGGCGGGAGCGGCTGCACCATCGAGGCGGCGATCCCGTGGGCCGCCCTCGGCCTCGCCTCCCCGCCCCGGCCCGGCATCGAATTCCGCTTCGACCTCGGCGTCAACGACAGCGCCGACGGCAGGAACCGCCGCGCCCAGCTCATGTGGAACGGCACCGACAAGAACTCCGGCGACCGCACCCGCTGGGGCCGACTGAAACTCCTTCCCTGA
- the vccB gene encoding Verru_Chthon cassette protein B, giving the protein MSNRAKGFRFTERGFSLIEVALSLGIVSFAMVSLLALIPVGLGSFQKAMKLTVEAQIVQGITADLGLKKYSDLAPVDYFYDVQGLPVTSASGRVYTASLSFRNGLSNVKGAETLDTAAGTLATIDITSTASPGQVRHYTVLVANNGQ; this is encoded by the coding sequence ATGTCGAATCGCGCGAAAGGTTTTCGTTTTACCGAGCGGGGCTTCAGCCTCATCGAGGTCGCCCTCTCGCTCGGGATCGTGAGCTTCGCGATGGTCAGCCTCCTGGCGCTCATCCCCGTCGGCCTCGGCTCCTTCCAGAAGGCGATGAAGCTGACCGTCGAGGCCCAGATCGTCCAGGGCATCACCGCCGACCTCGGCCTGAAGAAATACAGCGACCTCGCCCCCGTCGACTATTTCTACGACGTCCAGGGCCTCCCCGTCACCTCGGCCTCGGGCCGCGTCTACACGGCCTCCCTTTCCTTTCGCAACGGATTGAGCAATGTGAAGGGGGCCGAAACCCTCGACACGGCGGCGGGCACCCTCGCCACCATCGACATCACCAGCACGGCCAGTCCCGGACAGGTCCGCCATTACACCGTCCTCGTCGCGAACAATGGGCAGTAG